TCTCTGGATGAACTGGACGGCGTTTTTGTCAGACCCAAGTCATCGGATAACTGGAGCTTCGCTTATTGCCAGAGCCTGATGTGTGCTGACTTCATGGTAGAAGAATTTGGTAAAGACGCGTTAAAAAAACTGCTGACGTCGTACCAGAACCAGCGTTCCACAGATGAGGCGATTACAGAATGTTTTCAGATTACACCCGAAGACTTTGAGCAGCGTTATCATACCTACCTCAAAAAAATCACTGCTTCTCTGAAAGGTTACCAGCCTGAATCCACACGCAGTTTCAAGGAACTGCAACAGGAATATGAAGCGGATAAACAAAACCTGACTCTGGCCGGTGAATATGCAGTGAACCTGCTGCAGCGTCGAAAAAAACAGGAAGCGCGGGAACTCGCACAGTCCGTATTGAGCAAAGATCCAGCACAACCACAGGCCGCTCTGACAATTGCACGACTGGAACTGCTCTCTGAAGATCTGCCTGCTGCGTTAGCGATACTGCAACCTGCACTGAAAACCAAAACAGATAATGCAGAAGTCCTTGAACTCGCTGGTAAAATCCTGCTGAAACAGAAACAATACCCCGAAGCATTAGCGATTTTTGAATCTGCTCACAAAAAATATCCTTATCAGACAGAATGGCTGCAAGGGCTCGCAGTCATCTATCGCCACCTGAAAGAGGATCAAAATCAGAAAGAGACACTGTTAAAGCTGGTCCACCTGGACCCCAGTGATGTAGACAGCATGCAGGAGTTAATGTATCTGTATCAGAATGAGGGTGACCTGAAAGAAACGCTCCACTGGGGACAGGCTGCGTTACAGATTGACGTACTTGACCCGGAGACTCATGAATGTCTGGCAGAGACGGCATTGAAGCTGAAGCAACCTGAACTGGCGATTCGCGAATACCGTGTGCTACTGCAACTCGACGAGAAGAATACGGAAGCCCGCTACCAACTGGCGAACGCCTTATTCGAAAGTGGAAAAAAACAGGAAGCGGAAACCGAAGTCGAGCGACTGTTAAAACAGAATCCCGATCATGCTGCTGGCAGAGTTTTAAAAGAAAAACTGTAACACTGATATTATCAATCTACTTGACTAAAGGAGCTCTCGTGAGCGACCCGATTCACCCCTCTTCAGCCTCCACCAATGAGGATTCTCAACATCAGATCGGTTTATCGCTGTCTGAATTTCAGGCGGTGATTCATAAGATGTTCTATGAAAAAGATCAATCGCGGGGCATTGAAGGGACCTTTATGTGGTTCATGGAGGAAGTGGGAGAATTATCCTCATCTCTACGGGAAAACAGCGATCGAGATAATCTGGAGGAAGAATTCGCAGATGTGCTTGCCTGGCTGGCGACCATGGCAAATGTCGCGGGAATTGATCTGGAACAGGCGGTAACCCGCAAGTATGTACAAGGGTGTCCACGCTGTAATCAGGCTGTTTGTACCTGTGACCTGTCCTGGAAGCCCTGAAACGTAAATGCGATTCCCATAAAGATTTGAGTCATAAAGATTGACACTGCTTCACTCTGGAATTTAGACTGGAGTCATGCTTGGAAAGTAGTGACTTCCGATTCCTGTCAGCAATTATCTCTCATCTCAGATTGCTATCGCATCACTATGATAAACGATTGCGCAGATAAAACTCGAATTTGGGTAAGCCATCACACGGTTCTCCTGTTGAAGATGTGGATGCCTGCTCTGATTGTATGCAGCCTGATTCCAGCAAGCGTACAGGCCCAACCCCCTAAGCCGGAAATTGATGCCGCCATAAAACGGGGCGTGTCTTTTCTGAAAACGAATCCTGATTACGGCCGTGGTGGTATGAATGCCTTTGTTGGCTACACACTTCTGAAAGCAGGCGAGCCACCTGATTCTCCCTTTATTCAGAAATGCGTCAAGAATATTCTGATCGACCATAATCAGAAAAATGACTCAGGGGAATTAATCTATCGCCCAGGGGGAGACTACAATTATTGCGCGGGCGCCCAGCTGATGCTTCTCGAAGCTCTCGACCCGGAAAAATACCACTTCGAAATTCAATCGACTGTGGATTTTCTGATTGGGACGCAACATTCAACCGGCAGTTGGTACTATCCTGGTGACTCTCCGCATAATGGAGATACCAGTATTACACAATATGCCATTCTGGGACTCTGGGCCGCACAACGCGCCGGAGTACAGATTCCCACAGCCGTCTGGGATAAAGCCGCCCGCTGGCATTTATCAACCCAGCTCCGTGATGGCGGTTTTGGTTACCATCCTGCTGTCCCCGCTGAAGCAACAGCCAAACATACCATGGGAGTCGCGGGCACGGGCAGCCTGTACGTTATATCCATGATGCTTTACCCTCATGGTAAAGCCCCCACACCGAAGCAGAACCAATCCGAAGGCGTCAAGAAGAAACGTTTTGGCTTTCTCGAAAAAGTAAATCTTACGGATGATTCAGGCGAGGATGAAAAAGACCTGTTCTCCAAACCGACCGTCCCCTTTGATGCGATCGAAAATGGTAAATCAAAAGGTGAAGGCTGGGTCATTAAAAACTACAACATCCGCAAACCCTCAGGTTGGCCGATTTATTATCTGTATGGACTGGAACGAATCGCTGCGCTGGCAAACACGAAAACACTGGGACCACACGACTGGTATGCGGATGGCGCTCGCGAACTGCTCACAACCCAGCGCGATGATGGCAGCTGGTTCGGGGCGGGAAACAGCCCTGCTTCCACCTGTCTGGCAATTATTTTTCTGTCTAAAGCAACCGTAAAAACTCTCAAGCGGAAGTATACGCCAGAGCCAGTCGGGGCCGGACTGCTGGCTGGCGGCAGAGGGCTGCCCAAAAATCTGGCTGAAGTTCAGATGCGAAACGGCAAAGTGCAAAATAAATCTTTGACCGGTGATCTCAGCGAATTGCTGTCACAACTGGAAGATCCCGCCAACGCAGATCTGGAAGCCACCCAGGAATCACTGATCGAAACCATCACGCTGGGTGATCGGGAGAAACTGATCCAGCAGAAAGAACGCGTTCTGAAACTGATTGAGGCCCGCTCTCCCGATATCCGCAGAACCGCCATCTGGGCGCTTGCACGTACGAATGATTTTCGTGTCGCACCGCTACTCATTAACGCACTTAAAGATCCGGATTTAGGCGTACGCATTGAAGCCCGCAATGGCTTATGTACCCTCAGCCGAAAAATCAGAGGGCTGGGGATGCCTGAAGACCCGCTGGCAGATGCTCCAGAAAACCTGGATGAAAAAGCACGTATTCAAATTGTAAATCAATGGTCAGATGAAACAACAAAACGCTGGCAGAAATGGTATCTCAATATCAAACCCTTTGAAGAAAAGTTCAACCTCTACGAAGTACTCAACCAACTCCCCATGTCTAAATAATCCCAATTAATTCGTTTACGTACAGGTTAGTTTCATACGATGGCACAGGCTCCACCTCAAGAAGATCATCGCAAGTCGCCAGTCATGCGGGTTACCCAGTATGACCAGGTGAGTTCGTCACTGATCGCGATTGTGCTGGCCTTAGTGATTGCAGTCTTCTGGCTTTCGATTGTCTGGATCACCAATCGCCTGCCCCAGACAGAAAACGAGGTTGCTCTGGAGTTGATTGATCTGTCAGGGGGGGCAGAAGATGGTTCGCCCGATGAAAGCCTGCTGGTCGAATCGCCTGAAGATCCGGTTGATGACCCTTCTCAGGTTGATACTCCCACCGAGGAAAATCAGGTGGAAGAAATGCTGGACAGTGTGGTGGAATTGTCAGATCAAGCCACTCAACAGGTTCAGCAGCAAATGCAGACCGACCTGACCAACTCGGGAAAAGTCGGCAGTGCTGCTGGCACGGGTAAACGGGCGCTGGGCTTCGGAACGGGTGAAAAGGGACTGCCGCGTGAGCAGCGGTGGTTTATTAAATTCTCAGACCGT
The sequence above is a segment of the Gimesia algae genome. Coding sequences within it:
- a CDS encoding HEAT repeat domain-containing protein, whose amino-acid sequence is MPALIVCSLIPASVQAQPPKPEIDAAIKRGVSFLKTNPDYGRGGMNAFVGYTLLKAGEPPDSPFIQKCVKNILIDHNQKNDSGELIYRPGGDYNYCAGAQLMLLEALDPEKYHFEIQSTVDFLIGTQHSTGSWYYPGDSPHNGDTSITQYAILGLWAAQRAGVQIPTAVWDKAARWHLSTQLRDGGFGYHPAVPAEATAKHTMGVAGTGSLYVISMMLYPHGKAPTPKQNQSEGVKKKRFGFLEKVNLTDDSGEDEKDLFSKPTVPFDAIENGKSKGEGWVIKNYNIRKPSGWPIYYLYGLERIAALANTKTLGPHDWYADGARELLTTQRDDGSWFGAGNSPASTCLAIIFLSKATVKTLKRKYTPEPVGAGLLAGGRGLPKNLAEVQMRNGKVQNKSLTGDLSELLSQLEDPANADLEATQESLIETITLGDREKLIQQKERVLKLIEARSPDIRRTAIWALARTNDFRVAPLLINALKDPDLGVRIEARNGLCTLSRKIRGLGMPEDPLADAPENLDEKARIQIVNQWSDETTKRWQKWYLNIKPFEEKFNLYEVLNQLPMSK
- a CDS encoding MazG nucleotide pyrophosphohydrolase domain-containing protein; this translates as MFYEKDQSRGIEGTFMWFMEEVGELSSSLRENSDRDNLEEEFADVLAWLATMANVAGIDLEQAVTRKYVQGCPRCNQAVCTCDLSWKP